Sequence from the Natronomonas marina genome:
CCGGAACGTGTAGTAGGTGTCGAACTCGTGGGTGAGGAACGTCGCGTTCCGTGCGAGTGTGTACAGATCTGCGCTGACGGCGTCACTGTGGGTGGTGGCGCTGTCGTTCTCGATGGCCCGGTCCAGCACCGCTCGTGTCCGGTTCGGTATCTCGTAGTTGCCACGGACGTGGCGGGCCTGGATATCCTCGGGCTGTTCGGTGAGGCGGCCGGCGTACCGCTCGGCGAGAAGGGTGTCGTTGGTAGCGTTGATCGAGTCGGCCCGGTAGCCGGCGGCCGACCGGTGGCGGTCCTCACCGGCCAGCTGTTCGACGGCGACGGCGTACGCCGGACCGGGCACGAGGACGAGCCCGACGAGCATGATGGCGATGGCAGTGTTGGTGGAGGGCATCGCCGGCAGGTCGAACCCCTCTCGGTAAGTGTCTTATGGACGACAGGACCCGGTGAACGAGTCCACCGATGCACCATCGACAGGCTGTGGTCGGTACGGGGAGCAGTTGGATGCCTGGTCGAACGGAAGACCGCATGTACATGTAACACCCGTCGGTGGTGCCGGCGCCACCGGTTTCGGGCGCCCGAGGCGTGGGCAACTCGATCCGTTGACGCGGCGGTCAGTATTCGTCGAGGGTTCGGTTACCGGGGGCGCGGACGTCCGGCTTGCGGCCGGCGAGGACGTAGGGTCCGATCTGGCGGACGAACTCGGCGACGAGCACGAGGATGATCGGGCCGAGGAAGATGCCATAGACGCCGAACGCGATGGGACCGAGGATGTAGGCGAACATCAGCAGCCCGATGTGGGTGCGGTTGCCGCTGACGTACGGGCGGATGAGGAAGTCGGGGATGGTGTCGACCACGACGAACGCCAGGACGGTGAAGAGGGCGACCCAGACGAGCGCGCCCGGCTGGTTGGCGAGCAGGGCGCTGCCGGCCAGCAGGGCGGCGACGGGGAAGTAGACGATCTTCATGCCGACGACGGGGATGAGGCTGCCGGCGCCGGTCAGTGCTCCCACCAGCGGGGCGAAGGGAACCTCCACGACATCGGGGGCCAGCAGGTTGTAGCCGGTGAACGTGAAGATACCGATGACGCCGGTGACGATGGCGTTCAGGATGTTGCCGAACAGGATCGACGAGAGCTCCTCGTCGACGGCCACGAAGTACGACTCGACGATGCCGGTTGCGTCGTAGTTCTCGACGACGAGTCCGCGGAGCCGTGGGGCGTCGGTGAGGAGGTAGTAGGTGCCGGCCAGAAGCAGGAAGGCGTGCAGTGCGAGCGTCGCCAGCAGACTGACCGAATCGAGGACGGTGCTGGAGGCGCTCTCGATGTAGCCGCGGATGGCGGGGTCCTGCAGGAGCGCCAGGAGTTCCCCAGGGTCCATCGAGAGCAGCTCCGACGGCGTCAGGCCCGCTACCGGTCTCGGGAGTCCGCCACCGGTCCCGTCGGTCGATTGAAGGTCGGCGACGATGCCCGACACGGGGAATTCGCCGAGCAGTTCCTGCAACTCCGGGATCACCAGCACGAGCGTGTACAGCAAAAGCGCCAGGAACGGCAACAGGAACAGGATGATCGTCAATACGGCCGTCGTCTGCCGGTGGTAGGGGTTGTACCCTCGCAGCCGCTCCGGGATCGGGATCGACTCGAGCTTCCGGTAGATCGGGCGGCTCGCGTAGTACAGGAAGATCGTGAACACGAGCGTCGCCCGGAACCGGACGAGGACGAACACGATCGCCGCGAGTAACACCACCCCGAGGAGTGCCCACAGCAGCCGTCGGCGCAGGTCCGCGTAGTCCATCGCCCCGACCATGCTCGGCCCCGCACATAAGCGTTGGAGTACCGGTCGGGCCGACGGTAGCGGGGTCGGCGTTTCGGTTCGTCGCCGAATTCCCGCGAGCTGGACGAAACGCATATCCCCGACCGCCGCCGAGCCTACGCCATGTCAGGACGTGCCGGGTCGGACTGCCCCGAGTGTGGGGGACAACTCGAGACGGAGGACGGAATGGAGTACGAGTGCCGTGACTGCGGGCGCGTCTTCGACTCGGCGGACGTCTTCCTCCTCTGAGGCGACTCCCGGCGGCACACGAACGGGGCGGCTTCAGCGGTCGCTTCCCGACTCGACGGTCTGTCCCCAGAAGCCGCCGTGTTTGGTCACGGTCAGGTCGCCCAGTACCCGCGTCTGGCAGGCGAGCCGCAGGCCGTCGTCGGGGTCGTGGGGCGGCACCGACAGTCGCGCCCGCTCGCGGACCGTCGGCTCGCTCACGTCGCCCTCGATTTCGACTGCACACGTCCCACAGGAGCCGTGCCCGAAGCAGTTGACGGTGCCGGCGCGACCGTTGTGCGGTGACTCGCCCGCCGCGAGCAGGACGTCACGGAGTATCGCCCCTTCCTCGCAGTCGATCTCGGTCCCCTCGAACTCGACGGTCGGCATACGAGGTGGTTCGGACCGTGCCCCGTTAACCGTTGCCGCGGTCCCGTCACGACGCCGCCTTTCGAAACCCTTTTTGATAGCGTCGGCGTTCCCCAGCGTGCAGGCCGCCTTAGCTCAGACTGGGAGAGCACTCGACTGAAGATCGAGCTGTCCCCGGTTCAAATCCGGGAGGCGGCATCCGGATCCGACACGATTTCCATTCGAGATGGCCTTCGCAGTGTTCCGATTCGGAACTCACTCGTGTGAGGGCAACCGGTCACGGAGCAGCGGAGTCGAGTCCGACGGGGCGTCCCTGCTGCCACTCGACAGCGAGGACCGCGTCTCGAAGCGAGTCGAGTC
This genomic interval carries:
- a CDS encoding AI-2E family transporter, yielding MDYADLRRRLLWALLGVVLLAAIVFVLVRFRATLVFTIFLYYASRPIYRKLESIPIPERLRGYNPYHRQTTAVLTIILFLLPFLALLLYTLVLVIPELQELLGEFPVSGIVADLQSTDGTGGGLPRPVAGLTPSELLSMDPGELLALLQDPAIRGYIESASSTVLDSVSLLATLALHAFLLLAGTYYLLTDAPRLRGLVVENYDATGIVESYFVAVDEELSSILFGNILNAIVTGVIGIFTFTGYNLLAPDVVEVPFAPLVGALTGAGSLIPVVGMKIVYFPVAALLAGSALLANQPGALVWVALFTVLAFVVVDTIPDFLIRPYVSGNRTHIGLLMFAYILGPIAFGVYGIFLGPIILVLVAEFVRQIGPYVLAGRKPDVRAPGNRTLDEY
- a CDS encoding 2Fe-2S iron-sulfur cluster-binding protein yields the protein MPTVEFEGTEIDCEEGAILRDVLLAAGESPHNGRAGTVNCFGHGSCGTCAVEIEGDVSEPTVRERARLSVPPHDPDDGLRLACQTRVLGDLTVTKHGGFWGQTVESGSDR